From Solibacillus isronensis, the proteins below share one genomic window:
- a CDS encoding 2-isopropylmalate synthase, translated as MRKIDIFDTTLRDGEQSAGINLNTAEKVEIAKQLERLGVTIIEAGFPASSPGDLEAVSLIAKTVKNSIVTGLARAVKSDIDAVWEAIRHAEQPHVHTFIATSPIHMEYKLKKNPDEVIEQAVTAVKYAKEKFSLVEFSAEDGFRSDKEFLVRICQEVIKAGATTINIPDTVGYASPEEYGALFRYLRENVIGAEKIKFSAHCHDDLGMAVANSLAAIENGADQVECTINGLGERAGNAALEEIGVALHIRNDFYGVETGLNLKEIKRTSQMVSRLTNVVIQPNKAVVGKNAFAHESGIHQDGVLKNPETYEIISPALIGEDDIPLVLGKHSGRAAFRDRAETMGFQLSDEKLNKAFAEFKKLADRKKEVTEEDLTTILTEQQVSIEDVPLFELKSVQVQYGTENIPTATASVMTPEGELKTIASTGSGSVEAIFNTLEQLVGGKVNILDYRVQSVGKGRDALGEAVINLKYNDYTSTGRDSAQDVLEASAKAYLNAVNRQLIQQQIRDKQAITV; from the coding sequence ATGAGAAAAATTGACATTTTTGATACAACATTGCGCGACGGAGAACAATCGGCTGGTATTAATTTAAATACAGCAGAGAAAGTAGAAATCGCAAAACAACTAGAGCGTTTAGGTGTCACAATCATTGAGGCGGGATTCCCTGCCTCATCTCCAGGTGACTTGGAGGCGGTATCGTTAATCGCAAAAACAGTGAAGAATTCAATCGTCACAGGTTTAGCACGTGCTGTGAAAAGCGATATCGATGCAGTTTGGGAAGCAATTCGCCATGCTGAGCAGCCACATGTTCATACATTTATCGCAACAAGTCCGATTCATATGGAATATAAGCTTAAGAAAAACCCAGATGAAGTAATTGAGCAAGCTGTTACTGCGGTAAAGTATGCAAAAGAAAAATTCTCGCTTGTAGAATTTTCTGCAGAAGATGGTTTCCGTTCAGACAAAGAATTTTTAGTTCGTATTTGCCAGGAAGTTATTAAAGCTGGTGCAACAACGATTAATATTCCAGATACAGTTGGTTACGCATCACCGGAAGAATACGGCGCTTTATTCCGTTATTTACGTGAAAACGTAATCGGTGCAGAAAAAATTAAATTCTCTGCCCATTGTCATGACGATTTAGGAATGGCAGTTGCAAATTCATTGGCAGCCATCGAAAATGGTGCAGACCAAGTAGAATGTACGATTAACGGTCTAGGTGAACGTGCAGGAAATGCCGCATTGGAAGAAATCGGTGTTGCTCTACATATTCGTAATGACTTCTACGGTGTTGAAACTGGCTTGAACTTAAAAGAAATTAAACGTACATCACAGATGGTTAGCCGTTTAACAAATGTAGTCATTCAACCGAACAAAGCGGTTGTCGGTAAAAATGCATTCGCACATGAATCGGGTATTCACCAGGATGGTGTACTTAAAAATCCTGAGACATACGAAATCATTTCACCGGCACTGATCGGTGAAGACGATATCCCATTAGTTTTAGGAAAACATTCAGGCCGCGCAGCATTCCGTGACCGTGCTGAAACAATGGGCTTCCAGCTGTCTGATGAAAAACTGAACAAAGCTTTCGCTGAGTTCAAAAAATTAGCGGACCGCAAAAAAGAAGTGACAGAAGAAGATTTAACAACGATTTTAACTGAGCAGCAAGTTTCAATAGAAGATGTTCCGTTATTTGAACTTAAATCCGTTCAAGTTCAATATGGTACAGAAAATATTCCAACAGCTACTGCATCAGTTATGACTCCTGAAGGTGAGTTAAAAACAATCGCATCAACAGGGTCAGGTTCAGTCGAAGCCATTTTTAATACACTTGAACAGCTTGTTGGAGGTAAAGTCAATATTTTGGACTACCGAGTACAATCAGTCGGTAAAGGACGCGATGCACTTGGAGAAGCGGTCATTAATTTAAAATATAACGACTATACATCAACAGGACGTGACTCAGCACAAGATGTGCTGGAAGCAAGCGCAAAAGCGTATTTAAATGCAGTAAACAGACAATTGATTCAACAGCAAATACGCGATAAACAGGCAATTACAGTTTAA
- a CDS encoding ABC transporter substrate-binding protein, translating into MKNVWIWIGIIFIIGFIISYWMFIVGAVVLYYAVKKIIKFSKEKKKQRISEADQLKINENQSTIEYKMERLLTLTNNTDPNSFKRQQYKNKQQLDLRDYWYKYLDLRAKLILNDTPTYREEEVLHIMCDELLIRMDNLEIEVTDAVKKEFIEENLTPLLKDVVEIMEDISPVKTINMDAYCLLKASKQ; encoded by the coding sequence ATGAAAAATGTATGGATTTGGATAGGCATAATATTTATCATTGGATTTATTATTAGCTACTGGATGTTTATCGTTGGAGCAGTTGTATTGTATTATGCGGTTAAAAAAATTATAAAATTTTCTAAAGAGAAAAAGAAACAAAGAATTTCAGAAGCCGATCAACTGAAAATTAACGAAAATCAGTCAACTATTGAATATAAAATGGAAAGACTGCTTACTTTGACGAATAATACGGATCCGAATAGTTTTAAGCGTCAGCAATATAAAAATAAGCAACAGCTGGACTTAAGGGATTACTGGTATAAATATTTGGATTTGCGAGCAAAGCTTATTTTGAACGATACGCCAACTTACCGTGAAGAAGAAGTATTGCATATTATGTGCGATGAACTGCTAATCCGAATGGATAACTTGGAAATCGAAGTAACAGATGCGGTGAAAAAAGAATTTATCGAAGAAAATTTAACACCATTGCTAAAAGATGTAGTGGAAATCATGGAAGATATCAGCCCAGTTAAAACAATTAATATGGATGCATACTGCTTATTAAAAGCAAGTAAACAATAA
- a CDS encoding GerAB/ArcD/ProY family transporter yields the protein MSRFYYYLISINMVANIIASVPAILLHYHNDGAIISMLLSIAAGVLLVTLYTKFFLKYPGKTLPELLEKTTSKWFYLPFVFLLAVLWFVAGLITLITFTFLLIRYLSPEMPIILICLTLILSVIFGSILKTDRIMYTVEMIMIITSPLILFIFFKAYSSKSLNWDFVREAALYINQLPNWHSFSACFFLFLGAANLFIFNRFFTDKQKFGFRQIMFIVLISVGTLFTTYFIPIGFNGFEGINDLVYPWISTTDSIRMDYFIIERVLFMFLLFYLGIAFLSILIHWHAAVEFLKFIFKLEKIKYKDKVIGIFLPLPIFVAISLYFVTVLTEYQLFQYSSYFYDVLVFIFPGMILLFTYINRRMKNEESSPEN from the coding sequence ATGAGCAGGTTTTATTACTATTTAATTAGCATTAATATGGTTGCGAACATTATTGCGTCTGTACCAGCTATACTTCTCCATTATCATAATGATGGTGCTATCATTTCCATGCTCCTATCGATAGCTGCAGGGGTACTTCTTGTCACTCTATATACAAAGTTTTTTCTAAAGTATCCAGGTAAAACTTTACCTGAACTGCTGGAAAAGACTACTTCCAAATGGTTTTACCTGCCTTTCGTTTTTCTGCTTGCTGTATTATGGTTTGTAGCCGGGCTTATTACACTAATAACATTTACATTCTTACTAATTCGCTATTTAAGTCCCGAAATGCCGATTATTCTAATTTGCCTGACGCTTATATTATCGGTAATTTTTGGCAGTATCTTAAAAACAGACCGTATAATGTACACCGTTGAGATGATTATGATTATAACAAGTCCTTTAATACTTTTCATATTTTTTAAAGCATACAGCAGCAAAAGCTTGAATTGGGATTTTGTTAGGGAAGCGGCTTTATATATTAATCAATTACCAAACTGGCATTCATTTTCTGCTTGCTTTTTTTTATTTTTGGGTGCTGCCAATCTATTTATATTCAATCGATTTTTTACGGATAAACAGAAGTTTGGCTTTAGACAGATTATGTTTATCGTTTTAATATCGGTCGGGACTTTATTTACAACGTATTTCATACCGATAGGCTTTAATGGATTTGAAGGAATTAATGATTTAGTCTATCCGTGGATATCGACGACTGATTCGATCAGGATGGATTATTTTATTATTGAACGTGTGTTATTCATGTTTTTACTGTTTTATTTAGGGATTGCTTTTTTAAGCATACTTATTCACTGGCATGCGGCAGTAGAGTTTTTGAAATTTATATTTAAGCTGGAAAAAATTAAATACAAAGATAAAGTTATCGGGATTTTTTTGCCGCTTCCTATTTTTGTTGCCATCTCTTTATACTTTGTAACCGTATTAACTGAATACCAGCTTTTTCAGTATTCGAGTTATTTTTATGATGTTTTGGTTTTTATTTTTCCAGGCATGATCCTATTGTTTACTTACATTAACAGGAGGATGAAAAATGAAGAGTCTTCCCCGGAAAATTAA
- the leuB gene encoding 3-isopropylmalate dehydrogenase, with translation MEKKITVLPGDGIGPEVVASAVKVLQVIGKRFNHTFHLNYAAIGGAAIDQYNNPLPEETIAMCEASDAILLGAVGGPKWDNNPPALRPEKGLLKIRKHFDLFANLRPVKAFPSLLASSPLKREVAENVDLMIVRELTGGLYFGEPRKKTDAGAIDTCVYSREEIERIVENAFELARLRRGKLCSVDKANVLDTSRLWREIVEEKKKQYPDVETEHNLVDSVAMKLITNPGQYDVIVTENLFGDILSDEASVITGSLGVLPSASIRGDNFGLYEPVHGSAPEIAGQGVANPAATILSVAMMLQYSFGLKEEAAEIERAVAAVFEDGYYTADLAQEHTRTLSTEEWTEKVLNEIDASFVSDSIMISYN, from the coding sequence ATGGAAAAGAAAATTACAGTACTACCAGGTGACGGCATTGGTCCAGAGGTTGTTGCAAGTGCAGTAAAAGTATTACAAGTAATCGGGAAACGTTTTAACCATACATTTCATTTAAACTATGCGGCAATCGGCGGAGCTGCAATTGATCAGTACAATAATCCATTACCGGAAGAGACAATTGCGATGTGTGAAGCAAGTGATGCCATTTTATTAGGTGCAGTAGGTGGTCCGAAATGGGATAACAACCCGCCAGCATTGCGTCCGGAAAAAGGTTTACTAAAAATCCGCAAGCACTTTGATTTATTTGCGAATTTACGTCCTGTGAAAGCATTCCCAAGTTTACTTGCATCTTCTCCATTAAAGCGTGAAGTTGCGGAAAATGTAGACTTAATGATCGTCCGTGAATTAACAGGAGGGCTATACTTCGGGGAGCCACGTAAAAAAACAGATGCAGGTGCTATTGATACATGTGTGTATTCCCGTGAAGAGATCGAACGTATTGTCGAAAATGCATTCGAATTAGCACGTTTACGCCGAGGAAAACTTTGCTCGGTAGATAAAGCAAATGTACTGGATACATCCCGTTTATGGCGTGAAATTGTAGAAGAAAAGAAAAAGCAGTACCCAGATGTAGAAACAGAACACAACTTAGTTGACTCAGTGGCTATGAAACTGATTACTAACCCTGGTCAATATGATGTCATCGTTACAGAAAACTTATTCGGCGACATTTTAAGTGATGAAGCTTCTGTTATTACGGGTTCACTTGGTGTATTACCTTCTGCATCAATTCGCGGCGATAATTTTGGGCTTTATGAGCCTGTACATGGTTCAGCTCCTGAAATCGCAGGCCAAGGTGTTGCGAATCCGGCAGCAACCATTCTTTCAGTAGCAATGATGCTTCAATATTCATTCGGCTTAAAAGAAGAAGCTGCAGAAATCGAACGTGCTGTTGCAGCCGTATTCGAAGATGGCTACTACACAGCCGATTTAGCTCAGGAACATACACGTACATTGTCAACAGAAGAATGGACAGAAAAAGTACTAAACGAAATCGATGCAAGCTTCGTATCAGACAGCATTATGATTTCATATAATTAA
- the ilvC gene encoding ketol-acid reductoisomerase: MSKMYYENEINEQVLQGKKIAIIGYGSQGHAHALNLKESGFDVVVGIRPGKSYDAAKEDGVEVKSVAEAAAEADVIQILLPDERQKAVYEAEIAPHLTPGKALMFAHGFNVHFGQIQPPADVDVFLVAPKGPGHLVRRQFTEGAGVPGLFAIHQDATGQARDLALAYGKGIGSARGGLLETTFAEETVTDLFGEQAVLCGGTTELVKAGFETLVEAGYQPELAYFETLHELKLIVDLMFEGGMATMRYSISDTAEWGDYVSGPRIIDASVKARMKDVLTDIQDGTFAKRWIAENENGRPEYTKFKEAGANHQIEEVGEKLRAMMPFINQGKQKVTVK, from the coding sequence ATGTCAAAAATGTATTATGAAAACGAAATTAACGAGCAAGTATTACAAGGGAAAAAAATCGCGATCATCGGTTATGGTTCACAAGGCCATGCTCATGCGCTTAACTTAAAAGAATCAGGTTTTGATGTAGTAGTAGGTATCCGTCCAGGTAAATCATATGACGCTGCAAAAGAAGATGGCGTAGAAGTTAAATCAGTAGCAGAAGCAGCAGCAGAAGCAGATGTAATCCAAATCCTACTTCCGGATGAGCGTCAAAAAGCAGTATACGAAGCTGAAATCGCACCACATTTAACACCAGGTAAAGCATTAATGTTCGCACACGGTTTCAACGTACACTTCGGTCAAATTCAACCACCAGCAGATGTAGACGTATTCCTAGTAGCTCCAAAAGGCCCAGGTCACTTAGTGCGTCGTCAATTCACTGAAGGCGCTGGCGTACCAGGATTATTCGCAATCCACCAAGATGCGACAGGTCAAGCTCGTGATTTAGCTCTTGCATACGGTAAAGGAATCGGTTCAGCACGTGGCGGATTACTTGAAACTACATTTGCTGAAGAAACAGTTACTGACCTATTCGGTGAGCAAGCAGTACTTTGCGGTGGTACAACTGAACTTGTTAAAGCAGGTTTCGAAACATTAGTTGAAGCAGGTTACCAACCAGAATTAGCTTACTTTGAAACATTACATGAACTTAAATTAATCGTTGACTTAATGTTCGAAGGTGGTATGGCAACAATGCGCTACTCAATTTCTGATACAGCAGAGTGGGGCGATTATGTTTCAGGCCCACGTATTATCGACGCATCAGTTAAAGCTCGTATGAAAGACGTATTAACTGATATCCAAGATGGTACATTTGCGAAACGCTGGATCGCTGAAAACGAAAATGGTCGTCCTGAATATACAAAATTCAAAGAAGCTGGCGCAAACCACCAAATCGAAGAAGTTGGCGAAAAATTACGTGCTATGATGCCATTCATCAACCAAGGAAAACAAAAGGTAACAGTGAAATAA
- a CDS encoding spore germination protein, with product MSSEENIKWINEQFKDTNELTMKTLEDEDKKAELFYIKPLIDVGLLQQIVIKPYFEMQSETKYIRYLKALPQFQDSKSQEQLKTEVLNGNVVLFIQNKFYLLDLKFSFNDQTNTASVETTIHGSQLALSDNIATNINIIRSDYHQPTLYVEYSTIGEVNNHKLAIIYDKEKVNKNALNIITEKLQQVDKQVITSTVQLSNYINNKKYSLFPQLIMTERPDRIVYNLAGGKVILLVDGNPQALIAPVYFFDFMTSMEDNYHSFYISFFLKFLRYTGLFISLLLPGLYIGITSFAPEVFRTELALTIAGSRIGVPFSSFVEVLFMLFFMEMLLEASIRLPKTISATATTVGGLILGTAVTEASLASDIMVIIVSAVAISTFVIPINEMAFTIRVIRFFFILAATLLGLAGLTLALYAMIMYLVSIDSFGEPYLKFNEKKTSKTKAGEKI from the coding sequence ATGTCTTCGGAAGAGAACATTAAGTGGATTAATGAACAATTCAAAGATACAAATGAATTAACGATGAAGACGCTGGAAGATGAAGACAAGAAAGCCGAGCTATTTTACATAAAGCCGCTTATCGATGTGGGATTGCTTCAACAAATTGTGATCAAACCTTATTTTGAAATGCAATCAGAAACGAAATACATTCGATATTTAAAAGCCTTGCCCCAATTTCAGGACAGTAAGTCGCAGGAGCAGCTGAAAACTGAAGTGCTTAACGGCAATGTGGTCCTTTTCATACAGAATAAGTTTTATTTGCTGGACCTGAAATTTTCTTTCAATGATCAGACGAATACAGCATCAGTTGAAACAACAATTCATGGTTCACAGCTGGCACTTAGCGACAATATTGCGACCAATATTAATATTATTCGATCCGATTACCATCAGCCGACATTGTATGTTGAATATTCCACGATTGGAGAAGTAAACAATCATAAACTGGCTATCATTTATGACAAAGAAAAAGTAAATAAAAATGCCCTAAACATTATCACGGAAAAACTGCAGCAAGTAGATAAGCAGGTCATTACATCAACAGTTCAGCTAAGTAACTATATCAACAATAAAAAGTATTCGTTATTTCCACAATTAATTATGACAGAGCGGCCGGACAGGATTGTCTATAACTTGGCTGGAGGCAAAGTAATATTATTAGTGGACGGTAACCCGCAAGCATTGATTGCCCCTGTATATTTCTTCGATTTCATGACATCGATGGAGGATAATTACCATTCGTTTTATATATCGTTTTTCCTTAAATTCCTTCGTTATACCGGGCTATTTATTAGTCTCCTTTTACCGGGCTTATATATCGGTATTACTTCATTTGCACCGGAAGTTTTCCGAACCGAACTTGCTCTGACAATTGCAGGAAGCCGTATTGGGGTTCCGTTTTCTTCATTTGTAGAAGTATTGTTCATGCTGTTTTTTATGGAAATGCTGCTGGAAGCGAGTATTCGGCTGCCGAAAACTATCAGTGCAACGGCTACTACCGTTGGGGGTTTAATTTTAGGGACGGCTGTAACAGAAGCATCACTTGCATCGGATATTATGGTTATTATTGTGTCGGCGGTAGCAATATCAACTTTTGTTATTCCGATCAATGAAATGGCATTTACCATACGCGTAATTCGCTTCTTTTTCATCCTTGCCGCAACATTACTCGGCTTGGCGGGACTAACGTTAGCGCTTTACGCGATGATTATGTATTTAGTGAGTATCGACAGCTTTGGTGAACCGTATCTGAAATTTAACGAAAAGAAGACAAGTAAAACGAAGGCAGGGGAGAAAATATGA
- the leuC gene encoding 3-isopropylmalate dehydratase large subunit, producing the protein MGKNIIEKVWEQHVVHREEGKPDLLYIDLHLIHEVTSPQAFEGLRLAGRKVRRTDLSFATMDHNVPTKNLPTINDPIAKKQIMTLAENAKEFGIELADIGHPDQGIVHVIGPELGLTQPGKTIVCGDSHTATHGAFGAIAFGIGTSEVEHVLSTQTLWQLKPPTMEIRVSGELGIGVTAKDIILAIIAKWGIGVGTGHIVEYTGEAIRKLSMEERMTICNMSIEAGAKAGLISPDKTTVEFLRGRRHVPQGEKFEEAAKYWLSLASDADATYDVVLEIDAQDIEPIVTWGTNPAMGVGVSKTVPTAADYDNETDRSALNKALKYMDLQEGQKITDIEIQHVFIGSCTNSRINDLRAAAEIVKGEKLAPGVKGIVVPGSWSTKRQAEEEGLHQIFLDAGFEWRESGCSACLGMNEDVIPAGERCASTSNRNFEGRQGAGARTHLVSPAMAAAAAIHGRFVDVRKLQKQEA; encoded by the coding sequence ATGGGGAAAAATATTATTGAAAAAGTGTGGGAACAGCATGTCGTACATCGTGAAGAAGGAAAACCGGACTTACTTTATATCGACCTGCATTTAATTCATGAAGTTACAAGTCCTCAAGCATTCGAAGGACTACGCCTGGCAGGACGGAAAGTGCGTCGTACAGATCTATCGTTCGCAACAATGGATCATAACGTGCCTACAAAAAACCTGCCGACGATTAACGATCCAATCGCAAAAAAACAAATTATGACACTTGCTGAAAATGCAAAAGAATTCGGTATCGAACTAGCGGATATCGGTCATCCGGATCAAGGGATTGTTCACGTAATTGGACCGGAATTAGGTCTTACACAGCCTGGTAAAACAATTGTTTGCGGTGATTCACATACAGCAACTCACGGTGCATTCGGTGCAATCGCATTCGGGATCGGTACATCGGAAGTAGAGCATGTACTTTCGACACAAACATTATGGCAATTAAAACCGCCGACAATGGAAATCCGTGTTAGCGGTGAACTTGGTATTGGGGTAACAGCAAAAGACATCATTTTAGCCATCATTGCAAAATGGGGAATCGGTGTCGGTACAGGACATATCGTAGAGTATACAGGTGAAGCAATCCGCAAGCTTTCTATGGAAGAGCGTATGACAATCTGTAATATGTCAATTGAAGCTGGAGCAAAAGCAGGCCTGATTTCACCGGATAAAACGACAGTTGAATTTTTACGCGGTCGCCGTCATGTTCCTCAAGGTGAAAAATTTGAGGAAGCGGCAAAATACTGGTTAAGTCTTGCTTCTGATGCGGATGCAACATATGATGTTGTCCTTGAAATTGATGCTCAGGATATTGAACCGATTGTAACATGGGGTACAAATCCAGCGATGGGTGTCGGCGTTTCGAAAACAGTTCCTACTGCTGCTGATTATGACAATGAAACTGATAGATCTGCATTAAACAAAGCACTGAAATATATGGATTTACAAGAAGGCCAAAAAATTACGGATATTGAAATCCAACATGTATTTATCGGATCTTGTACGAACTCCCGTATTAATGACTTACGTGCAGCCGCTGAAATTGTTAAAGGCGAAAAGCTTGCACCGGGTGTGAAAGGAATTGTAGTTCCTGGTTCTTGGTCAACAAAACGCCAGGCAGAAGAAGAAGGTCTACATCAAATTTTCCTTGATGCCGGCTTTGAATGGCGCGAATCAGGCTGTTCTGCTTGCTTAGGGATGAATGAAGATGTTATTCCAGCGGGTGAGCGTTGTGCTTCTACATCTAACCGTAACTTTGAAGGACGTCAAGGTGCAGGTGCCCGAACACATCTTGTATCACCGGCGATGGCAGCAGCTGCTGCAATTCACGGACGTTTTGTCGATGTTCGTAAGCTACAAAAGCAGGAAGCATAA
- a CDS encoding Ger(x)C family spore germination protein produces the protein MKSLPRKIKGTILLFVVLGSVLLSGCAFKDIDKSVFVAMIALDVSDDEEKPYKVTLKLYEPTGSFNEATEPQYSYLSENGETLSEAIRMMESYSDKELEFGHSKLIILGEELVKDNKNKEILDFLLRRPDIQMISWIAVGRPNAEEIIKMIPQGESAAYPELFNYFDSNGTTTPYIVTTHLFEFRRNIKESGIDSVLPIIEINQEDQHFEVNKSLLLALNKEPLELDSLDTSIYNMLSRSVKHANLLIKEDGDHFIANIDTVKSKYHVDIKNPSEIQLAINISLYGSIAESHKPMINKDLPRYNEELKKESEEKFTAFITKMKKNGYDPLGFGIDYKAKVLHNRRMTDEEWMEAYKKAKVNLTVKPGIKSTGSIQ, from the coding sequence ATGAAGAGTCTTCCCCGGAAAATTAAAGGAACGATTCTGTTGTTTGTTGTACTAGGAAGTGTTCTATTATCGGGCTGCGCATTTAAAGACATTGATAAAAGTGTATTTGTTGCAATGATCGCATTGGATGTTTCTGATGATGAGGAGAAACCGTACAAAGTTACATTGAAGTTATATGAACCGACCGGATCTTTTAATGAGGCAACAGAACCTCAGTATTCCTATTTATCGGAAAATGGAGAAACTCTTTCAGAAGCAATTCGTATGATGGAATCCTATTCAGATAAGGAGCTTGAATTTGGTCATTCAAAGCTAATTATTCTCGGTGAGGAATTAGTAAAAGATAATAAAAATAAGGAGATTTTGGACTTTTTACTGCGCAGACCTGATATACAGATGATTTCCTGGATAGCAGTCGGGCGTCCTAATGCAGAAGAAATTATTAAAATGATTCCGCAGGGGGAATCGGCGGCCTATCCGGAATTGTTTAACTACTTTGACAGTAATGGTACGACAACACCTTATATTGTGACGACACACTTATTTGAATTCAGAAGAAATATAAAAGAAAGTGGAATCGATAGTGTTCTGCCGATCATTGAAATAAATCAGGAAGATCAGCATTTCGAAGTTAACAAATCCCTATTGCTTGCATTGAATAAAGAGCCATTAGAATTGGATTCTTTAGATACATCGATTTATAATATGCTTTCAAGAAGTGTAAAACACGCGAATTTACTTATTAAAGAGGACGGAGATCATTTCATTGCCAATATCGATACGGTCAAATCGAAATATCATGTAGATATTAAAAATCCGTCTGAAATCCAACTTGCTATTAATATTAGTTTATACGGCTCGATAGCAGAATCTCATAAACCAATGATAAATAAAGATCTTCCACGGTATAATGAGGAATTGAAGAAGGAATCGGAAGAGAAATTTACGGCATTTATAACGAAGATGAAAAAAAATGGCTACGATCCTTTAGGTTTCGGCATCGATTACAAAGCAAAGGTTTTGCATAATCGGCGCATGACCGATGAAGAATGGATGGAAGCCTATAAAAAAGCTAAAGTCAACTTAACTGTTAAGCCAGGAATAAAAAGTACCGGATCAATCCAATAA
- the leuD gene encoding 3-isopropylmalate dehydratase small subunit, which yields MKPINIVNSIYAPLDRKNVDTDQIISKEFLKRIERTGFGQFVFYHWRFDENGNPIEDFVLNKPEYKNAEILVAQDNFGCGSSREHAPWAILDYGFRVVIAPSFADIFHNNCFKNGILPIKLTENECDEILEKGLAEAQAIEVNLEQQSVTTGYGKTYSFEIDPYYKQMLLNGWDEISLTFQYEEQIAAYEKNRVAY from the coding sequence ATGAAACCGATTAATATAGTAAATAGTATTTATGCACCACTAGATCGTAAAAACGTCGATACCGACCAGATCATTTCAAAAGAATTTTTAAAACGCATTGAACGCACAGGATTCGGGCAATTCGTATTTTATCACTGGCGTTTTGATGAAAACGGTAATCCAATCGAGGATTTCGTGTTAAATAAACCAGAATATAAAAACGCAGAAATTTTAGTTGCACAAGATAACTTTGGCTGTGGTTCGTCACGTGAACACGCACCGTGGGCAATCCTTGATTATGGATTCCGAGTTGTCATCGCACCAAGTTTTGCGGATATCTTCCATAATAACTGCTTCAAAAACGGTATTTTACCGATTAAATTAACGGAAAACGAATGTGATGAAATTTTAGAAAAAGGTTTAGCAGAAGCACAGGCAATTGAAGTTAATTTAGAACAGCAATCAGTTACTACAGGTTACGGCAAAACGTATTCATTTGAAATCGATCCATATTATAAACAAATGTTATTAAATGGATGGGATGAAATTTCTCTTACATTCCAGTATGAAGAGCAAATTGCAGCATACGAGAAAAACCGAGTAGCATACTAA